From one Eucalyptus grandis isolate ANBG69807.140 chromosome 9, ASM1654582v1, whole genome shotgun sequence genomic stretch:
- the LOC104418899 gene encoding auxin-responsive protein SAUR21, producing the protein MGIRLPVVTHAKQIIRGSLFIQKKAAPVAMDVPKGYFAVYVGDSQKRRYVVPISYLSQPSFQDLLSQAEEEFGFNHPMGGLTIPCEEEVFLNLTSHLNKS; encoded by the coding sequence ATGGGAATCCGTTTGCCCGTTGTCACTCATGCTAAGCAGATTATTCGAGGATCTCTATTCATTCAAAAGAAGGCAGCTCCAGTGGCCATGGATGTGCCAAAGGGCTATTTCGCAGTTTACGTGGGAGACAGCCAGAAGCGGAGATATGTAGTTCCCATATCTTATTTATCTCAGCCTTCATTTCAAGACTTGCTGAGCCAAGCTGAAGAAGAGTTCGGGTTCAATCATCCAATGGGCGGTCTTACGATTCCTTGCGAAGAAGAAGTTTTCCTTAATCTAACATCTCACCTGAACAAATCATGA
- the LOC104420560 gene encoding auxin-responsive protein SAUR24, whose translation MAIHLSSIMHSKQILCRSLLIGREAVTVPKGYLVVYVRERQKTRYLVPVSFLNQPLFQDLLSKAEEEFGFDQPMGGLTIPCTEDAFIALTSRLSHS comes from the coding sequence ATGGCCATTCACTTGTCAAGTATTatgcattcaaagcagattcTCTGCCGATCTCTTCTCATTGGCAGAGAAGCGGTCACAGTCCCAAAAGGCTACCTTGTAGTCTATGtcagagagagacagaagacGAGATACTTAGTGCCGGTATCATTCTTGAATCAGCCTTTGTTTCAGGACTTGCTCAGCAAGGCCGAGGAAGAATTTGGCTTCGATCAGCCCATGGGTGGTCTCACAATTCCTTGCACAGAAGACGCATTCATTGCCCTCACTTCACGGTTGAGTCATTCGTGA
- the LOC104418901 gene encoding indole-3-acetic acid-induced protein ARG7, which produces MGIQLMGIAHAKQKLQRTLSARIRAMSATSNVPKGHFAVYVGESKKRFVIPLWYLKHPLFRSLLDMVEEEFGFNCPTGGLTIPCSEDYFTSLTSALSC; this is translated from the coding sequence ATGGGCATCCAACTCATGGGAATCGCTCATGCGAAGCAAAAGCTCCAGCGCACTCTGTCGGCCCGAATCCGAGCAATGTCGGCAACTTCCAACGTGCCGAAGGGCCACTTCGCAGTCTACGTCGGAGAGTCGAAGAAACGGTTCGTGATCCCTCTGTGGTATCTCAAGCACCCGCTGTTCCGGAGCTTGTTGGACATGGTCGAAGAGGAGTTCGGGTTCAATTGCCCGACCGGCGGTCTCACCATTCCTTGCAGCGAGGACTACTTCACCAGTCTAACTTCTGCCTTGAGTTGTTGA
- the LOC120288166 gene encoding indole-3-acetic acid-induced protein ARG7-like — MGISLPGKKLRRSLSGHREGDSAPLDVPKGHFPVYVGENQKKRFIVPLSYLSRPSFQDLLSQAEEEFGFDHPMGGLTIPCNEEVFLSLIDG, encoded by the coding sequence ATGGGGATCAGCTTGCCAGGAAAAAAGTTGCGGCGGTCTCTATCTGGTCACAGAGAAGGAGATTCTGCACCCTTGGACGTTCCAAAGGGGCATTTTCCAGTTTATGTAggagaaaaccaaaagaagagatTCATCGTTCCACTGTCATACTTATCTCGGCCCTCGTTCCAGGATCTGCTGAGTCAAGCTGAGGAGGAGTTTGGCTTCGATCATCCAATGGGAGGCCTCACGATTCCATGCAACGAAGAAGTTTTCCTCAGCCTAATAGATGGATGA